From a single Brassica rapa cultivar Chiifu-401-42 chromosome A01, CAAS_Brap_v3.01, whole genome shotgun sequence genomic region:
- the LOC117132488 gene encoding uncharacterized protein LOC117132488, whose amino-acid sequence MFLWKACQNALPTAENLLRRGIQVPPSCCRCGEPETTIHLLFHCSFAQAVWSIGPWAQRFDAIEITSLKEALILSKGWTSLPPYGHTSNCLPWICWFLWTSRNQYIFENRSSSPSEIFLKSLKAIREWEQAQGQIETPTAIPSSIAHLSPPPSLHPLTLCCNTDAAWRSDSGNAGLAWIFADNEGRELNQGSLFQKHVSSACMAEALAIRSALLHAAELDYKFIWLRSDSQVLIGAISSGRFPTELYGVLSDIAVISSSSFTVCHFSFIKRESNGLADLNAKACLLSGPSSV is encoded by the coding sequence ATGTTTCTATGGAAAGCGTGTCAGAATGCATTACCAACGGCTGAAAATCTACTAAGGCGAGGTATTCAAGTGCCCCCAAGCTGCTGTCGCTGCGGTGAACCAGAGACGACGATCCACCTCCTATTTCATTGTTCCTTTGCGCAAGCTGTATGGAGCATAGGCCCATGGGCGCAGCGTTTCGACGCCATTGAGATAACTTCTCTAAAGGAGGCCCTCATCCTCTCCAAAGGCTGGACTTCACTTCCCCCATATGGTCACACAAGCAACTGTCTACCGTGGATTTGTTGGTTCCTATGGACATCGAGgaatcaatatatttttgagaACAGATCATCATCACCAAGTGAGATCTTCCTCAAGTCCCTTAAAGCCATCAGGGAGTGGGAACAAGCACAGGGGCAAATCGAAACACCTACTGCGATCCCATCATCCATCGCTCATCTCTCTCCCCCACCGTCGCTCCATCCTCTCACACTCTGCTGTAATACAGATGCCGCATGGAGATCGGACTCGGGAAACGCGGGATTAGCTTGGATCTTCGCTGATAACGAAGGGCGAGAACTGAATCAAGGTTCTCTGTTCCAAAAACACGTCTCTTCGGCATGCATGGCGGAAGCCTTGGCAATCAGGAGTGCTCTTCTTCACGCGGCGGAGCTCGACTACAAATTCATCTGGCTAAGATCAGATTCACAAGTGCTCATCGGAGCTATATCATCTGGACGGTTTCCGACCGAGCTCTATGGAGTACTTTCGGACATCGCCGTGATCTCTTCATCGTCTTTTACTGTTTGTCACTTTTCTTTCATTAAACGAGAGTCAAATGGGCTTGCGGACTTAAACGCTAAGGCTTGCTTGCTTTCTGGCCCAAGCTCTGTGTAA